A stretch of Dysidea avara chromosome 5, odDysAvar1.4, whole genome shotgun sequence DNA encodes these proteins:
- the LOC136256374 gene encoding uncharacterized protein isoform X1, whose protein sequence is MMMILKEMSSKEVIVEEITSFEGIGRVSKMLDQLVEGLKSLGVFRLMRLFPDQFVNLFVHSCLTAQDVLENMKFSRLRQGDKVAAEHLQKFIVESTEKVLKDLMLFITGSYQPSPFTVLFISNDDGGHVTVSAHACPKELHLPRGVFEEEDEETYSKLSEALVAAMDATYNTI, encoded by the exons ATGATGATGATACTAAAGGAG ATGTCTAGCAAGGAAGTAATTGTTGAAGAAATTACCTCATTTGAAGGTATTGGCAGAGTATCAAAGATGCTAGACCAGTTGGTAGAAGGCctaaaatctttaggagtcttTCGCCTAATGAGGTTGTTTCCAGATCAATTTGTGAACTTGTTTGTTCACAGCTGTTTGACGGCACAAGATGTACTTGAGAATATGAAGTTTAGTAGGTTGAGGCAAGGAGATAAGGTCGCTGCAGAACATTTGCAGAAGTTCATAGTGGAGTCAACTGAGAAAG TGCTAAAAGATTTAATGTTATTTATCACTGGATCCTATCAACCCAGCCCATTTACAGTTTTATTTATAAGTAATGACGATGGTGGACATGTCACTGTGTCAGCACACGCCTGTCCCAAAGAGCTGCACTTGCCACGAGGAGTATTTGAAGAAGAGGATGAAGAGACGTATTCCAAGCTATCTGAAGCATTAGTGGCAGCCATGGATGCTACATATAACACTATTTAA
- the LOC136256215 gene encoding uncharacterized protein: MKDDIGDGYTSWVDKMIERIRNLIKLDRKRGASIDQSPAPKRSNNKDKLQRRYPLTQNSPIVDLETFEEHNKAMVEEMKNRTPRDRVLLPLMKTTFQNRWVYVRKDATSVKSIITEYPCLKFPAILEQELAMITGRANVKDSFLREWARYVPAIIALGKKSSKKNVKEVLKTAREEDGDDILALSILVELLAPKNAKETIKFVYTEYQISTRVEDAAKSQTSYAAPRIGGYLGVGPDDQFFVFVENMTLCQCSTLPDAIFLTFSAYYSFYLEYSTQTKSFMWFLQDYIFSYPDSTDRSASYLAVTSDIKRNL; the protein is encoded by the exons ATGAAGGATGATATAGGTGATGGCTAT ACTTCATGGGTGGACAAAATGATTGAAAGAATCCGAAATTTAATCAAACTGGACAGAAAGAGAGGAGCTTCCATTGATCAATCACCTGCTCCAAAAAGAAGTAATAACAAGGACAAACTTCAAAGAAGGTACCCACTAACTCAGAACTCACCTATTGTGGATTTGGAGACTTTTGAAGAACACAACAAGGCTATGGTGGAAGAAATGAAAAATCGTACTCCTCGTGACCGGGTATTGCTTCCATTAATGAAAACCACTTTTCAGAATCGATGGGTTTATGTACGGAAAGATGCCACCAGTGTTAAGTCTATCATTACTGAATATCCATGCCTCAAATTTCCAGCAATT TTGGAGCAAGAATTAGCTATGATAACAGGGAGAGCTAATGTAAAAGATTCTTTTCTGAGGGAATGGGCTCGATATGTTCCAGCTATCATTGCATTGGGCAAAAAAAGCTCTAAGAAGAACGTCAAAGAAGTGCTGAAGACTGCTCGTGAAGAAG ATGGTGATGATATTTTAGCTCTGAGCATACTAGTGGAGTTGTTAGCTCCGAAAAATGCCAAAGAGACGATCAAATTTGTTTACACGGAGTATCAA ATATCCACAAGAGTAGAGGATGCAGCAAAGTCACAGACATCATATGCAGCACCACGAATAGGAGGGTACCTTGGTGTAGGTCCAGATGACcaattttttgtttttgtggAAAACATGACTCTCTGTCAGTGTTCAACATTGCCAGATGCCATCTTTCTTACGTTTTCAGCATACTATTCATTTTACCTTGAGTACTCAACCCAAACCAAAAGCTTTATGTGGTTTCTTCAGGATTATATCTTCTCCTATCCTGATAGTACTGACCGCAGTGCATCATATTTGGCAGTCACGTCAGATATTAAACGTAACCTGTGA
- the LOC136256374 gene encoding uncharacterized protein isoform X2, with amino-acid sequence MSSKEVIVEEITSFEGIGRVSKMLDQLVEGLKSLGVFRLMRLFPDQFVNLFVHSCLTAQDVLENMKFSRLRQGDKVAAEHLQKFIVESTEKVLKDLMLFITGSYQPSPFTVLFISNDDGGHVTVSAHACPKELHLPRGVFEEEDEETYSKLSEALVAAMDATYNTI; translated from the exons ATGTCTAGCAAGGAAGTAATTGTTGAAGAAATTACCTCATTTGAAGGTATTGGCAGAGTATCAAAGATGCTAGACCAGTTGGTAGAAGGCctaaaatctttaggagtcttTCGCCTAATGAGGTTGTTTCCAGATCAATTTGTGAACTTGTTTGTTCACAGCTGTTTGACGGCACAAGATGTACTTGAGAATATGAAGTTTAGTAGGTTGAGGCAAGGAGATAAGGTCGCTGCAGAACATTTGCAGAAGTTCATAGTGGAGTCAACTGAGAAAG TGCTAAAAGATTTAATGTTATTTATCACTGGATCCTATCAACCCAGCCCATTTACAGTTTTATTTATAAGTAATGACGATGGTGGACATGTCACTGTGTCAGCACACGCCTGTCCCAAAGAGCTGCACTTGCCACGAGGAGTATTTGAAGAAGAGGATGAAGAGACGTATTCCAAGCTATCTGAAGCATTAGTGGCAGCCATGGATGCTACATATAACACTATTTAA
- the LOC136256214 gene encoding uncharacterized protein, which yields MCFLADNLASNLLGGFKESFSFSHRFCRTCMVKTTSNKDKFLSSDFCQRTAEIHKRQCDELDAAEGDLKDHYSKTYGINRRSKLMCAKKFSMFDGGLPHDAMHDILEGVAQLEVKLLVKHCVNEKYITVAEYNHRIENFDYGKNEMDRPGLITRELLGSNDKKFHLSAAQTLLLCQIIPLIMGDCVPEGDEHWQCFLLLLKIFDIVFSPVVPKGYCAVLKLLIAEHHSLFNSLHSSSMITPKFHFLVHYPDQIVALGPMTRYWTMRHEAKLSLFKKASHLGNFKNIAYTLASRHQRWMCYQLASDNMLQSCFECGPGSSPSTIGQQPHQLGSIIQRAIPSISNDATVFHPKWVKKNSINYCNNNCYVIIGTDGTDPLFGHLIDVYVVGGDLLLLHVYHCQTIYFDDHFHSYVISDTTNMSIVCLQDLLSPFVLHGHKLFDGRSETYITMKHLIFS from the coding sequence ATGTGTTTTCTGGCTGATAATCTAGCTAGTAATCTTTTGGGAGGATTCAAGGAGTCTTTTTCTTTTTCACATAGATTTTGTCGTACTTGTATGGTCAAAACTACATCAAATAAGGACAAGTTTTTGTCAAGTGATTTTTGTCAACGAACTGCTGAAATACACAAGAGACAATGTGATGAGTTGGATGCAGCTGAAGGAGATCTAAAAGATCATTACTCTAAAACATACGGAATCAATCGTCGTAGTAAGTTGAtgtgtgcaaaaaaattttccATGTTTGATGGTGGTTTACCACATGATGCTATGCATGATATCCTAGAAGGTGTTGCTCAACTTGAGGTCAAGCTACTGGTTAAACATTGTGTGAATGAGAAATatattactgtagctgaatATAATCACCGTATTGAGAATTTTGATTATGGCAAAAATGAGATGGACAGGCCAGGACTAATAACTAGAGAATTGCTGGGGTCTAATGATAAAAAATTTCATTTATCGGCTGCCCAAACATTACTTCTTTGTCAAATTATCCCTTTGATAATGGGAGATTGTGTTCCTGAAGGAGATGAACACTGGCAGTGTTTTCTTTTActgctaaaaatttttgataTTGTGTTTTCTCCTGTTGTACCCAAGGGATATTGTGCTGTCCTAAAACTACTGATTGCGGAGCATCATTCTCTTttcaattcattacattcaagTTCAATGATTACACCCAAGTTTCATTTTCTTGTTCATTATCCTGACCAAATTGTTGCACTCGGACCAATGACCAGGTATTGGACTATGCGGCATGAAGCTAAACTTAGCTTGTTTAAAAAGGCTTCTCATTTGGGGAACTTTAAGAATATTGCTTACACATTAGCAAGTCGACATCAGCGATGGATGTGTTATCAGTTGGCTTCTGATAACATGCTTCAGTCTTGCTTTGAGTGTGGTCCGGGCAGTAGCCCTAGTACAATTGGACAACAGCCACACCAACTAGGAAGCATCATCCAGCGAGCCATACCTTCAATAAGCAACGATGCCACTGTTTTCCATCCTAAGTGGGTTAAGAAAAACAGTATAAACTATTGCAATAACAATTGCTATGTTATAATAGGGACAGATGGAACTGATCCCTTGTTTGGTCATTTAATTGATGTCTACGTTGTTGGGGGTGATTTGTTACTGCTACATGTGTACCATTGTCAGACTATTTACTTTGACGATCATTTTCATTCTTATGTCATCAGTGACACCACAAATATGTCGATTGTGTGTCTTCAAGATCTTTTAAGTCCTTTTGTACTTCATGGGCACAAACTCTTTGATGGAAGATCTGAAACTTACATAACCATGAAACATTTGATTTTTAGTTAA